Proteins found in one Triticum aestivum cultivar Chinese Spring chromosome 4D, IWGSC CS RefSeq v2.1, whole genome shotgun sequence genomic segment:
- the LOC123095785 gene encoding putative ABC1 protein At2g40090, producing MWRRAATAALALGAGAGAHAIATSEDPARTLKICRHLPPRLLRDSVAAATIAFDYQYSLWGLQPDSPAWLSAKHDAHLRSANRLQELCFRNGGIYIKLGQHIAQLEYVLPQEYVQTMRESMLKRCPVSSYEDVRGVFKKEIGELPETVFAEFDPVPIASASLAQVHAATTHDGKKVAVKVQHDHLLDTSVIDIATVDLVVNALNYIFPTFDYRWLVDEIRESAPKELDFLCEAQNSERCLVNFRKLSPHIANSIYTPKVYWNLSTSRILTMEYIDAKEVTDVKGIKDLGIRPVDVSNLVNKAFAEMIFKHGFVHCDPHAANMMIRPLPQDSKKWFGSKRPQLVLLDHGLYKELDHATRINYASLWKALVRADQNGIKEYSIKLGAGEDLHALFAGVLTMRPWERVIDPSFGHLVLDGNNTDHSEMQMYANLYFPQISELLRRLPNVILLMLKTNDCLRAVNHALVGGSTPESFEIIARASSEAVFEAKRMEKRFFLYRFIIWLEELLNELHLFGMKLWLHYQQPRRILAG from the exons ATGTGGCGGCGGGCCGCGACGGCGGCGCTGGCGctgggcgccggcgccggcgcccacgCCATCGCCACCTCCGAGGACCCCGCCCGGACCCTCAAGATCTGCCGGCACCTGCCCCCGCGCCTCCTCCGCgactccgtcgccgccgccaccatcgccttCGACTACCAGTACTCCCTCTGGGGCCTGCAGCCGGACTCCCCCGCCTGGCTGAGCGCCAAGCACGACGCCCACCTCCGCTCCGCCAACCGCCTCCAGGAGCTCTGCTTCCGCAACGGCGGCATCTACATCAAGCTCGGCCAGCACATCGCGCAGCTG GAGTATGTCCTGCCGCAGGAGTATGTGCAGACGATGAGGGAGTCGATGCTGAAGAGATGCCCAGTCTCCTCATACGAGGACGTCCGCGGGGTCTTCAAGAAAGAGATTGGAGAATTGCCAGAAACT GTTTTTGCAGAATTCGACCCTGTCCCAATTGCAAGTGCTTCTCTTGCGCAAGTCCATGCCGCCACAACACATGATGGGAAAAAAGTTGCTGTTAAG GTTCAACACGACCACTTGCTGGATACTTCTGTAATAGATATCGCCACCGTGGATTTAGTGGTGAATGCTCTTAATTATATTTTCCCTACATTTGACTACAG GTGGTTAGTTGATGAAATTCGAGAAAGTGCGCCTAAG GAATTGGATTTTTTATGTGAAGCTCAGAACAGTGAAAGATGTCTGGTTAACTTTAGAAAGTTGTCTCCTCACATTGCGAATAGCATATACACCCCCAAGGTTTATTGGAACCTCAGCACGTCAAGAATTCTTACTATGGAGTACATTGATGCCAAGGAGGTAACTGATGTCAAAGGCATTAAAGACCTCGGAATTCGCCCTGTTGATGTTTCAAACCTA GTGAATAAAGCATTTGCTGAAATGATTTTCAAGCATGGTTTCGTTCATTGTGATCCCCACGCTGCCAATATGATGATCCGACCCTTGCCACAAGACAGTAAAAAATGGTTTG GATCGAAGCGGCCACAACTGGTTCTTCTTGACCATGGTCTTTACAAAGAACTTGATCACGCTACAAGGATAAACTATGCTTCTCTTTGGAAG GCGCTTGTTCGCGCCGATCAGAATGGAATTAAGGAGTACAGTATCAAACTAggtgctggggaggatcttcatgCACTTTTTGCTGGGGTTCTCACAATGAGGCCATGGGAACGTGTCATTGACCCATCTTTTGGTCATCTTGTGCTGGATGGGAATAATACCGATCATTCTGAAATGCAG ATGTATGCTAACTTGTATTTCCCACAAATCTCGGAGCTCCTCAGGAGACTACCAAATGTCATCTTGCTGATGCTTAAGACGAATGACTGTTTACGTGCAGTCAATCATGCCCTG GTTGGAGGGTCTACCCCGGAATCATTTGAGATCATTGCACGAGCATCTTCTGAAGCTGTGTTTGAAGCTAAAAGGATGGAGAAGAGGTTCTTTCTATACAGATTTATAATATGGCTGGAGGAGCTTTTGAATGAACTTCACCTATTTGGAATGAAGCTGTGGTTGCATTATCAACAACCAAGGAGGATACTGGCTGGGTAA